The genomic interval ATCAATGAGGCGGCGGTAGAGAAGGTGGAGCGCCATATCGGTGATGCTGTTGCTAAGGGGGCAAGGGTCACCGTGGGGGGCGCACGCCACGCCAAAGGTGGCACCTTTTTCCAGCCAACTCTGATCACCAATGTCTCTACCGATATGCTGGTAAGTAGTGAGGAGACCTTCGGTCCGGTAGCCCCTCTGTTTCGTTTTAGCGACGAGGCGGAGGCGATTAAACTCGCCAACGATAGTGAGTTTGGTCTTGCGGCCTATTTCTACAGTCGTGACCTGGGGCGTGGCTGGCGGGTCTCAGAGGCCCTTGAGTACGGTATTGTCGGTCTCAATAGCGGAATTATCTCCACCGCAGTAGCCCCCTTTGGCGGTGTCAAACAGTCGGGTATAGGCCGCGAAGGTTCACGCCATGGTATCGATGAGTACCTGGAGATGAAGTATGTCTGTATGGGTATTTGATTGACGTTTGCGGAGGATGAGGCGGGAGCAAAGAGTGCTGAGGATAGGGAAGGGTGCAGAGAAACGCAACGCACTAAGGTAACAGAGCCTATATTACTGCCATCCCATGATCCACCCCTCCCTCATAGGCGGATGTTGTAAAAGCTCCAGTCCCTTCTCCCTACGAGGGAGAAGGATGGGGTGAGTACCTCCCTTCGGGCCAGTCAAGCGCTCGCGTGCCTTGCCAACGCGGTTTATGGGCTGGCTGTAGGTTACAGAACTTTTCGTATGGCCCACTAATGGCTGCCATGGACTACCCTTTGTTGTAGACGCTTCATCTTTATGATGCGAACTTAAAACATCAACAGGGCAGGGTAACAAGTCTATGGATTTTGAATGGGTTGCTATTGCACTGGGTGATGTTGCCTGGATCTCACTAGCATTTGCCTTAGGCTTTACGGCAACCCTGATCAGGCTGCCGCCGTTGGTCGGATTCCTGGTAACAGGCTTTGTGCTCAATTACTTGGGTTTCGCAAGTGGTGAGATGTTGCAGAAGCTCGCGGACCTGGGAATCACTCTGCTGCTCTTCACCGTGGGCCTGAAGCTGAACCTGAAGGTATTGATCAGGCCGCAGGTGTGGTTGGTAACCGCGCTGCATACCTCCATCATCATTGCCCTCTTCGGAGCGGTTATCCTTGGCCTGGCATTAATGAGTGTGCCACTCTTCTCTGACTTGGATTTCAAGTTTTCGCTGCTGCTTGCCTTTGCATTTAGCTTCTCTAGCACCGTATTTGTGGTCAAGGCGCTGGAGGAGAAAGGGGAGATGAAGTCTCTGCATGGGCGGATCGCTATAGGTATCCTGGTTATGCAGGACATTGCTGCCGTTATCTTTCTGGCAGCATCCACTGGCAAGTTCCCGTCACTCTGGGCGCTGCTGCTGTTTCTACTTATTCCGCTACGACCATTGTTTCACCATCTATTACAAAAGACAGGTCATGGCGAGTTACTGGTTCTATATGGTCTGGTCCTGGCATTGGGTGGAGCTGAACTCTTTGAGTTGGGCGGCGTAAAAGATGATCTGGGTGCTCTCATCATGGGGTTGTTGATCTCAACCCATCCCAAATCGAAGGAGATGGCTAAATCACTGCTGGGGTTCAAGGATCTGTTTCTGGTGGGTTTTTTCCTCACTATAGGTATGTCTGGCCAACTCTCGTTGGAAGCATTGATCATTGGGTTTTTGCTCGTACCCTTTGTCTTCATCAAATCGGCACTATTTTTTACTCTGATGACTGGCTTCAATCTACGAGCACGGACTTCACTATTAGCTACCTTGAATCTGAGCAACTACAGTGAATTCGGACTGATCGTGGCTGCGATTGGGGTCAACAATGGCTGGATAGATGGGGAATGGCTGGTGGTAATTGCCATCGCCCTCTCACTCTCTTTTGTCGTTGCGGCGCCACTAAATAGCATGGATAACAAGATCTATGGTCGTTTCAGAGCGCTGTGGATGAGATTTCAGCGCAGTGAGAGGCTGACCGATGACATGCTGCTGGATACTCTAGGCGCAACTATTGCTATCTTTGGCATGGGCAGAGTAGGCAGTGGTGCTTACGATAAGATGCGTGAACGACATGGTGAAACCGTCATTGGTATCGATTTTGATTCTGAGCTGATTAAAAGGCACCAGTTAATGGGGCACAATGTTCTCCGAGGGGATCCAAGTGATGCTGATTTCTGGGACACAATTGAGCATGACCACAGCATCCAACTCGTTATGTTGGCGCTGCCAAATCTGGAGGCCAACCTGAATGCACTGGAGCAACTGCGGGAGATATCTTTCCCTGGGCGGATTGCCGCAACGGCAAGATACCCGGATGAGGAAGAGCGATTACGGCAATCAGGCGCAACAGCTGTGTTCAATGTTTACACTGAAGCAGGCGCCGGATTTGCTGATCATGTGAAGGTGCAAAGCCAAACCTGATAGAACCAAAGTGATAACCATAGAGTCTGACCTATCATGCAATGTTCTCTGATGGGAGTTTATGGATGAAAAGATTTACTGGAAAAGAGTATGTCGCTCCGTGGGAAAGGGCCTTTGACCGGCTGATGACACCTATTGATGAGTTTATTCATCGCCAGACCACCAGTGGTGTTCTGCTCATGCTGTGTGCGGTTGCGGCACTCTTTATTGCCAACAGCCCGTGGAGAGAAACTTATCACCACTTGTTGCAGATGCCATTTACCATTGGCATGCCGGGATTTGATCTATCTAAGTCACTCCATCACTGGATCAATGACGGTCTGATGGCACTGTTTTTTTTCGTGGTTGGATTGGAGCTAAAGCGTGAGATTCTAGTCGGGGAACTGGCTGATCCAAAACAGGCGATGCTGCCGATCGTTGCCGCTATAGGCGGCATGTTGATACCGGCCCTTATCTATATAGGGATCAATCCCGAGGGGCACACATTTGATGGTTGGGGTATACCGATGGCAACCGATATCGCCTTTGCTCTGGGCACCCTTGCATTACTTGGAAAGCGAGTACCCCAAAATCTGCTGACATTTCTTGTGGCGCTGGCGATTGTAGACGACCTGGGTGCCGTCATAGTGATAGCGCTGTTCTATACGGAGACACTCAATCTCTTTGCACTGGTTACTGCAGGTGCCATGTTGCTATTGCTGATTACACTCAACCTCAGTGGAATTCGCCGTCCTTTACCCTATGTCCTGCTGGGTATTGTGCTCTGGATCGCCATGTTGAAGAGCGGCGTCCATGCCACGCTCGCGGGTATCTTTTTGGCCTTCACCATTCCCATGCGCCCAAAGTATGATCCAAAGCGCTTCCTCTCCCTTATCAATGAGATGGTTGAACAGGTTAAACGGGCTTACCAGCGTGAAGAGAACATCGTTAAGAACGATGAACTACGCTCTCGTGTTCGCGCTTTGGGGGAGGGTGTGCAGCTGGTGCAAGCGCCTGCTCAGATCCTTGAGCGTAAGATGCACCTGCCATCGGCCTACCTTGTTATCCCGATATTTTCCCTGGCTAATGCCGGAATCCCTATTGATTGGGCCTCTATCGGCACTATTGCCACTCACCCGGTCGCGCTGGGTATTACTGCGGGCTTAGTAGGAGGTAAGCTGATCGGTATCGCCGGTTTCTCCTGGATTGCTGTAAAGCTTGGTCTGACCTCTCTGCCGAAGGGGTTAAATTTCAAACACATTGTAGGCGTAGGGCTGATGGGCGGTATCGGTTTTACCATGTCTATATTTGTTGCCGAACTGGGTTTTGCACACCATGCCCAGGATCTACTGATGGCTAAAACTGGGGTTCTTATAGCCTCTATTCTGGCTGGAGTCTCGGGCTTTTTGTGGCTCTACCTTACCGCTGAGAAAAGTGAATGATAGTGGTCTCAATGCTGGTTTTCGATATACCTAAAAACAGATCGAGACCGACTCAATAGATCCCCCTATAGATACTGATGGGCAAACTCCCCGGTTTCGAACAGTGGGGTGAACCGGCTACTGTCAGACTGTATCGGCAATTATTGTAGAGGCTAAAAGAGAGATAACCTTGCGCTTGGTAATGTATTTAGAGTGTCAGTGCTATTGGGACTCGATTTTAGAGTAAATACATCTATTTATTGATCTATAATTCTCTATGAGGTCACTTTTGTAAAAGTATTGGTATTTTGGTCTGGATGCCACTTTATAAGAGTGTGGGCAACATAATTATGGAATAGGTGTAAAATGACTATCACCCCGATTAATTCTCAAAACAAAACTCATATCATTTTTATCCTGATTACCTTGGCGCTATTCGCCGGTGTTACCTTTGGATCGGAAATCGGGGTCAATGAAAGCTCCGGGCCGTCAGGCACATCAAAGGAGCAAACTAATAAAAAGTTAGCTTATATTGTTTCAGATCTGAGAATTCCATTTTGGGAAATTATGGGGCGTGGCATCAAGTCAGCTACAAATACCTTGGGATACGAGATTGATACCTATAGTGCAGAAAACAGTGCGAAGCACGAACTGGCATTTGTTGCAAAAGCAATCAAAGACAAGGTCTCTGGAATCATTGTATCTCCAACTAATTCATCCGCTGC from Candidatus Sedimenticola sp. (ex Thyasira tokunagai) carries:
- a CDS encoding substrate-binding domain-containing protein, translating into MTITPINSQNKTHIIFILITLALFAGVTFGSEIGVNESSGPSGTSKEQTNKKLAYIVSDLRIPFWEIMGRGIKSATNTLGYEIDTYSAENSAKHELAFVAKAIKDKVSGIIVSPTNSSAASHGERSEGW
- the nhaA gene encoding Na+/H+ antiporter NhaA — protein: MKRFTGKEYVAPWERAFDRLMTPIDEFIHRQTTSGVLLMLCAVAALFIANSPWRETYHHLLQMPFTIGMPGFDLSKSLHHWINDGLMALFFFVVGLELKREILVGELADPKQAMLPIVAAIGGMLIPALIYIGINPEGHTFDGWGIPMATDIAFALGTLALLGKRVPQNLLTFLVALAIVDDLGAVIVIALFYTETLNLFALVTAGAMLLLLITLNLSGIRRPLPYVLLGIVLWIAMLKSGVHATLAGIFLAFTIPMRPKYDPKRFLSLINEMVEQVKRAYQREENIVKNDELRSRVRALGEGVQLVQAPAQILERKMHLPSAYLVIPIFSLANAGIPIDWASIGTIATHPVALGITAGLVGGKLIGIAGFSWIAVKLGLTSLPKGLNFKHIVGVGLMGGIGFTMSIFVAELGFAHHAQDLLMAKTGVLIASILAGVSGFLWLYLTAEKSE
- a CDS encoding cation:proton antiporter; amino-acid sequence: MDFEWVAIALGDVAWISLAFALGFTATLIRLPPLVGFLVTGFVLNYLGFASGEMLQKLADLGITLLLFTVGLKLNLKVLIRPQVWLVTALHTSIIIALFGAVILGLALMSVPLFSDLDFKFSLLLAFAFSFSSTVFVVKALEEKGEMKSLHGRIAIGILVMQDIAAVIFLAASTGKFPSLWALLLFLLIPLRPLFHHLLQKTGHGELLVLYGLVLALGGAELFELGGVKDDLGALIMGLLISTHPKSKEMAKSLLGFKDLFLVGFFLTIGMSGQLSLEALIIGFLLVPFVFIKSALFFTLMTGFNLRARTSLLATLNLSNYSEFGLIVAAIGVNNGWIDGEWLVVIAIALSLSFVVAAPLNSMDNKIYGRFRALWMRFQRSERLTDDMLLDTLGATIAIFGMGRVGSGAYDKMRERHGETVIGIDFDSELIKRHQLMGHNVLRGDPSDADFWDTIEHDHSIQLVMLALPNLEANLNALEQLREISFPGRIAATARYPDEEERLRQSGATAVFNVYTEAGAGFADHVKVQSQT